In Tissierellales bacterium, one DNA window encodes the following:
- a CDS encoding FAD-dependent monooxygenase — protein MIQLSNIKLHLDEPESKLKQKIAKKLRISPELIMSVRIAKKSLDARKKDQIHFTYSVKVELKNEKKLLLNIPKNVYTLPSKKKYETPESGNVILKNSPIVIGSGPAGLMAGYILAKEGYKPIVIERGSEVDQRSKDIEEFWNNGVLKENSNVQFGEGGAGTFSDGKLTTGIKDIRCKKVLELFVEAGAPKEILYDSKPHIGTDVLKKVVKNIRESIIKMGGKVVFDTKVEKLTVENRLLNGIILDSGEKIDTEVAVLAIGHSARDTFEMLFENGIDMSQKPFAVGVRIEHPQNHIDKIQYGKYAQSERLGAADYKQVYHGEDGRRAHTFCMCPGGLVVAAASENGRLVTNGMSEHARDAENANSAILVPVDENDFGSNHVLAGMYFQRELEERAFVAGGSDYKAPAQKVGDLLKKRKSTGCGSVKPSYRPGVKWTELESYLTEDMAQTIREAIVNIDKRMKGFAMPDAVLTGVESRSSSPVRIIRDQKSLESTNCSGLYPCGEGAGYAGGIMSAAVDGIKVADRIIANYRKFD, from the coding sequence ATGATTCAATTATCAAATATAAAATTGCATTTAGATGAGCCAGAGTCTAAGTTAAAGCAAAAAATAGCAAAGAAACTTAGAATATCGCCGGAACTCATAATGAGTGTTAGAATAGCAAAAAAATCGCTAGATGCCAGAAAAAAAGACCAGATACATTTTACGTATAGCGTGAAAGTAGAGCTGAAAAATGAAAAAAAATTATTATTAAATATACCTAAAAACGTATACACTTTACCATCTAAAAAGAAATATGAGACTCCGGAGAGTGGGAATGTTATACTAAAAAATTCGCCTATAGTAATTGGAAGTGGTCCAGCAGGTTTGATGGCAGGGTATATACTTGCCAAAGAGGGCTATAAACCTATAGTAATTGAAAGAGGTAGTGAAGTAGATCAGCGATCGAAAGACATAGAAGAATTTTGGAACAATGGGGTATTAAAAGAAAATTCTAATGTTCAATTTGGGGAAGGTGGAGCTGGAACATTTTCGGATGGAAAGCTTACTACTGGAATAAAGGACATCCGATGTAAGAAAGTTTTAGAATTATTTGTCGAGGCAGGAGCACCGAAAGAAATACTATATGATTCAAAACCACACATAGGAACAGATGTATTGAAAAAAGTAGTCAAAAACATCAGAGAGTCTATAATAAAAATGGGCGGAAAAGTAGTTTTTGATACAAAAGTTGAAAAGTTAACCGTAGAAAATCGATTGTTAAATGGTATTATATTAGATTCGGGAGAAAAAATAGATACAGAAGTAGCAGTACTAGCTATAGGACATAGTGCAAGAGATACATTTGAGATGCTTTTTGAAAATGGAATAGATATGTCTCAAAAACCATTTGCAGTGGGTGTTAGAATTGAGCATCCTCAAAATCATATAGACAAGATTCAATATGGAAAGTATGCTCAGAGTGAACGATTAGGTGCAGCCGATTATAAGCAAGTCTACCATGGAGAAGATGGAAGAAGAGCACATACATTTTGTATGTGTCCAGGAGGATTAGTAGTTGCTGCTGCTTCTGAGAATGGAAGGCTAGTCACAAATGGCATGAGTGAGCATGCTAGAGATGCAGAAAATGCAAATAGTGCTATATTAGTACCAGTAGATGAGAATGATTTCGGTAGCAATCACGTGCTTGCGGGAATGTATTTTCAAAGAGAATTAGAAGAGAGAGCTTTTGTTGCAGGAGGTTCCGATTATAAAGCGCCTGCACAAAAAGTAGGAGACTTGCTAAAGAAAAGAAAGTCAACAGGGTGTGGAAGCGTTAAACCTTCATATAGACCTGGAGTGAAGTGGACAGAGTTAGAAAGTTATTTGACAGAGGATATGGCGCAGACAATTAGGGAAGCTATAGTAAACATTGACAAGAGGATGAAAGGGTTTGCGATGCCAGATGCAGTCTTGACTGGTGTAGAATCTAGAAGTTCATCTCCAGTCAGAATTATAAGAGATCAGAAGAGTTTAGAAAGCACAAATTGTAGTGGATTGTATCCTTGTGGAGAAGGCGCTGGTTATGCTGGTGGAATAATGTCAGCAGCTGTTGATGGCATTAAAGTTGCGGATAGAATTATAGCAAATTATAGAAAATTTGATTAG
- a CDS encoding TraB/GumN family protein, which translates to MEENIYRMYIDGKEIVLIATAHVSKHSVEQVKEIIDAERPDAVCVELCEGRYKTITKKDSWENMDIVKVIKNKQAMLLLTNMIMSSYQKRIGEKLGIEPGKEMIQGIESAKEIDAELVLADRNIQTTFKRIWANMGLGGKFKLITQVILSAFDDEEITEEDLEKMKTEDLLESALNELSMSFPELKETLVDERDQYLANKIKNAPGEKIVAVLGAAHVPGVRKEIFKTQDMKKLTEIPTKKSNKKWIGWGITVAILTIIGYTLFKNRDAGIDQILTWLFWNGTLSAIGVVCALGHPLSILTALVIAPISSLNPLLAAGWFAGLVEAFVRKPNVKDLSSLSEDLTSIKGFWKNRVTRILLVVAFANLGSTLGTLIGGAGVVNTFVQTLLN; encoded by the coding sequence ATGGAAGAAAATATTTACAGAATGTATATAGACGGCAAAGAAATCGTATTGATTGCTACGGCCCATGTAAGTAAGCACAGTGTGGAACAGGTAAAAGAAATAATAGATGCAGAAAGGCCAGACGCAGTATGTGTTGAGCTTTGTGAAGGCAGATACAAGACTATTACTAAAAAAGATAGCTGGGAAAACATGGATATCGTAAAAGTAATAAAGAACAAACAGGCTATGCTGCTTTTGACAAATATGATAATGAGTTCATATCAGAAAAGAATTGGTGAAAAACTTGGCATAGAACCTGGAAAAGAGATGATACAAGGTATAGAATCTGCCAAGGAAATAGATGCAGAATTGGTATTAGCAGATAGAAATATACAGACGACATTTAAAAGAATATGGGCTAATATGGGATTAGGTGGTAAGTTTAAACTTATAACACAAGTTATATTGAGTGCATTTGACGATGAAGAAATAACAGAAGAAGATTTAGAAAAAATGAAAACAGAAGATTTATTAGAATCAGCACTAAATGAACTTTCAATGAGTTTTCCAGAGCTTAAGGAGACTCTTGTTGACGAAAGAGATCAATACCTTGCAAATAAGATAAAAAATGCTCCAGGGGAGAAAATCGTTGCAGTATTAGGTGCAGCACATGTACCAGGAGTTAGAAAAGAAATATTTAAGACTCAAGATATGAAAAAGTTAACAGAGATACCTACTAAGAAATCAAATAAAAAATGGATTGGTTGGGGAATAACTGTAGCCATACTTACTATAATAGGATATACATTATTCAAAAACAGAGATGCAGGAATAGATCAAATTTTGACATGGTTATTTTGGAATGGTACACTTTCAGCTATTGGAGTAGTTTGTGCGTTAGGACATCCGCTGTCTATACTTACAGCATTGGTAATAGCGCCTATTAGTTCGCTAAATCCTCTTTTAGCAGCTGGTTGGTTTGCAGGATTGGTTGAAGCGTTTGTTAGAAAACCGAATGTAAAAGACTTATCAAGCTTATCAGAAGACTTAACTAGTATCAAAGGTTTTTGGAAAAACAGAGTAACTAGAATATTATTAGTAGTAGCGTTTGCCAATTTAGGAAGTACTTTGGGTACACTTATCGGTGGAGCTGGAGTTGTCAATACTTTTGTGCAAACATTGTTGAACTAA
- a CDS encoding transglycosylase SLT domain-containing protein has translation MKDNYEESESEEATMSFEREKRSAAPRLFSVFTILVLALTIVGCYWTMTVEAKRAEQEKALKKSQEEIVLLEKKLERTENELSKANEALNDIRQSEAYILSKKMAKYLNLENDAHVEKAVKIFENTPLDLQTSSVIVKYSEELDVSIPLVLGLIDLESKFKQYEVGNAKDRGYCQIIPSTEKWLANEYGHLLNLEYNPERIFEPEYNIGLGMIYLSILQKAYGNDVDRILTEYNRGPYSSKTYFERNNTYRSTYSKTVASRASNYSRRLEK, from the coding sequence ATGAAAGATAATTATGAAGAATCAGAAAGTGAGGAAGCAACAATGAGTTTTGAAAGAGAAAAGAGGAGCGCAGCCCCGAGATTATTTTCTGTTTTCACAATTCTAGTATTGGCATTGACTATCGTTGGATGTTATTGGACGATGACAGTTGAAGCTAAGCGTGCAGAGCAAGAGAAAGCACTTAAAAAAAGTCAAGAAGAGATAGTTCTTCTTGAAAAAAAGCTAGAGCGTACAGAAAATGAACTTAGCAAGGCAAATGAAGCTTTAAATGACATAAGGCAATCGGAAGCATATATTTTATCGAAAAAAATGGCTAAGTATTTAAACTTAGAAAATGATGCACATGTGGAGAAGGCGGTTAAGATTTTCGAAAACACGCCACTTGATCTTCAAACTTCAAGCGTCATAGTAAAGTATTCTGAAGAATTAGATGTAAGTATACCATTGGTATTGGGGCTAATTGACTTAGAGAGTAAATTTAAACAATACGAAGTTGGTAATGCTAAAGATAGAGGATATTGTCAGATAATCCCATCTACAGAAAAATGGCTTGCAAATGAATATGGTCATTTATTAAATTTAGAGTACAATCCAGAGAGAATATTTGAGCCAGAGTATAATATTGGATTGGGAATGATATACTTATCAATATTACAAAAAGCATATGGGAATGATGTGGATCGTATATTGACAGAGTACAACAGAGGACCTTATAGTTCAAAGACATATTTTGAAAGAAACAATACCTACAGGAGTACTTATTCTAAAACTGTAGCAAGTCGTGCGAGTAATTATAGCAGAAGACTTGAAAAATAA
- the thiI gene encoding tRNA 4-thiouridine(8) synthase ThiI, with the protein MKKVIGVSFGEIALKGKNRPYFTNKLKKQIIMNLERFEDIKVYNDHSKFYVEGRDEDLDAIMEQLKKVFGIVLLTPCIRVDVDLDQIDEAVLVATKETLAKNDYKTFKAEGIRADKKFPMNSMEIARHEGGVILKNIDGLKVDVHKPDFKVFVDIRQHAYVFTEKIPGGGGLPVGCTGRGLLLLSGGIDSPVAAYMMAKRGVEINAIHFHSYPFTSERAKEKVLDLAKIISQYTGEFRIYNINLLEIQKAIHENCPEKHMVNHSRRFMMKIAETIAMNHDMKCLITGESLGQVASQTMEGIMATNSITTLPVFRPLIGMDKTEIMDIAHRIGTYETSILPFEDCCTVFLPKHPATKPSLKALIKEEEELDFDGLVKDAIDKMEIITIDRAF; encoded by the coding sequence TTGAAAAAAGTAATTGGAGTTAGTTTTGGAGAGATAGCATTAAAGGGAAAAAATAGACCATATTTTACAAATAAATTGAAGAAACAAATAATTATGAACTTGGAAAGATTTGAAGATATAAAAGTTTATAATGACCACAGCAAATTTTATGTTGAGGGAAGAGATGAGGACTTAGATGCTATAATGGAACAATTGAAAAAAGTATTTGGTATAGTACTTTTGACACCATGTATCAGAGTAGATGTTGATTTAGATCAAATTGACGAGGCAGTTCTTGTTGCTACTAAAGAGACATTAGCTAAAAATGACTATAAGACATTTAAAGCTGAAGGAATTAGAGCCGATAAAAAATTTCCTATGAACTCTATGGAAATCGCTAGACATGAAGGTGGAGTAATATTAAAAAACATAGACGGATTAAAAGTAGATGTTCACAAACCAGATTTTAAAGTTTTTGTAGATATCAGACAGCATGCATATGTATTTACAGAAAAAATACCTGGCGGTGGTGGTTTGCCAGTAGGTTGTACTGGTAGAGGATTATTACTTCTATCGGGAGGAATAGATAGTCCTGTAGCTGCTTATATGATGGCTAAAAGAGGAGTTGAGATAAATGCTATACACTTCCATAGTTATCCATTTACAAGTGAAAGAGCTAAAGAAAAAGTATTGGATTTGGCAAAAATAATATCACAATATACAGGTGAGTTTAGAATATACAATATAAACCTTTTGGAGATACAAAAAGCAATTCACGAAAATTGTCCAGAGAAGCATATGGTTAACCATTCAAGAAGATTTATGATGAAAATAGCGGAGACGATAGCTATGAATCATGATATGAAATGCTTAATTACTGGAGAAAGTTTAGGTCAGGTGGCTAGTCAGACTATGGAAGGAATAATGGCAACAAACTCTATTACAACACTTCCAGTATTTAGACCACTTATAGGAATGGACAAGACAGAAATAATGGATATAGCTCATAGAATAGGCACATATGAGACATCAATATTGCCATTTGAAGATTGCTGTACTGTATTTTTACCAAAACATCCTGCTACAAAACCAAGCTTGAAAGCACTTATAAAGGAAGAGGAAGAGCTTGATTTTGATGGATTGGTTAAAGATGCTATAGATAAAATGGAAATCATAACAATAGATCGTGCGTTTTAA
- a CDS encoding cysteine desulfurase, translating to MEAYLDNAATTKVREEVVQAMVEMFEQDYGNPSSLHRMGLIVEKKIKKARKDIADYLKVMPDEIYFTSGGTEGNNIALQGIINKFGKNKKHLITTEIEHASVKNIFKYYETQGYEVSYLKVDRNGYVDIEQLKEIIREDTAVVSIMMVNNETGAIQPVKEIAKWLRANSKAKIHIDGIQAIGKIPVDLSNLDVDAFTFSGHKFHGPKGIGGMYLKKGLNINAPYKGSGQEHGMRPGTENVPGIVGLATALNCIKQDEKNYRDHLQNLKIRLVEKFKENLDDFVVNSSLDESGAPHIINITFKGIKGEVFLHYLENANIYVSTGAACSSKNKGGSHVLKAMKLNLEEIDSSIRMSFSKYNTIEEIDYAVVEMSKVVKEIRKIMKR from the coding sequence ATGGAAGCTTATCTAGACAACGCAGCGACTACGAAAGTAAGGGAAGAAGTAGTGCAAGCAATGGTTGAGATGTTCGAACAAGATTATGGGAATCCATCTTCACTACATAGAATGGGACTAATTGTAGAAAAAAAGATAAAAAAGGCAAGAAAAGATATTGCAGATTATTTAAAAGTTATGCCAGATGAAATATATTTTACTTCTGGAGGAACCGAAGGAAATAATATAGCATTACAGGGAATTATAAATAAATTTGGTAAAAATAAGAAACATCTAATAACAACAGAGATAGAACATGCATCGGTTAAAAATATATTTAAATATTATGAAACTCAAGGATATGAAGTAAGTTATTTGAAGGTAGATAGAAATGGTTATGTTGACATTGAGCAATTAAAAGAAATAATTAGGGAAGATACAGCTGTTGTATCTATTATGATGGTGAACAATGAGACCGGAGCAATTCAGCCAGTTAAAGAGATTGCTAAATGGTTGAGAGCAAATTCTAAAGCCAAAATCCATATTGATGGAATACAAGCTATTGGCAAAATACCAGTAGATTTATCTAACTTAGATGTAGATGCATTTACATTTAGCGGTCATAAATTCCACGGGCCAAAAGGAATTGGTGGAATGTATTTGAAAAAAGGACTCAATATAAATGCACCATATAAAGGGTCAGGTCAAGAACATGGCATGAGACCGGGAACAGAAAATGTTCCTGGAATAGTAGGATTGGCGACCGCTCTAAATTGTATAAAGCAAGATGAAAAAAATTATAGAGACCATCTTCAAAATTTAAAAATTAGATTGGTTGAAAAGTTCAAAGAAAACCTTGATGATTTTGTAGTGAATAGTTCATTAGATGAAAGTGGTGCTCCACATATTATAAATATAACGTTTAAGGGCATAAAAGGTGAGGTTTTTTTGCATTATTTAGAAAATGCTAATATATATGTATCTACAGGAGCGGCTTGTTCTTCTAAGAATAAGGGCGGAAGTCATGTTTTGAAAGCGATGAAATTAAATTTGGAAGAAATTGATTCATCTATTAGAATGAGTTTTTCAAAATACAATACTATAGAAGAAATTGATTATGCAGTTGTAGAAATGAGCAAAGTGGTTAAAGAAATAAGAAAAATAATGAAGAGGTGA
- a CDS encoding asparaginase: MKKKIAIVFTGGTISMKVDPSLNAAIPGMTSEEIMSKVTNIEKFADFEIIKFSNMPGPHMTLDSMFELSQKVKELTSRKDISGVIVTHGTDTLEETAYFLDLTLSTEKPIVVVGAMRNGSELGYDGPSNIAAAICTAISDDSSNRGVLVVLNNEVNAAREVTKTNTLALNTFKSPEFGPLGIVDNDEVIYYRSLQEHKVIDIDNVDTKVGLVKACVGMDSDLINYMIDTGYNGIVIEGMGRGNLPPNMISGIKKALSKDIPVVLVSRCHTGRVLDTYGYEGAGRTLTDAGVILGFNLPGQKARIKLIVALCHTKNMKEIKSIFEKGLY, from the coding sequence ATGAAGAAAAAAATTGCAATAGTCTTTACTGGAGGTACTATTTCAATGAAAGTCGATCCTAGTTTGAACGCTGCAATCCCAGGAATGACTAGTGAAGAAATAATGAGTAAAGTTACAAATATTGAAAAATTTGCTGATTTTGAAATTATAAAGTTTTCTAATATGCCAGGTCCACATATGACTCTTGATAGTATGTTCGAACTTTCTCAAAAGGTAAAGGAATTAACATCGAGAAAGGATATAAGTGGCGTTATAGTAACGCACGGTACTGATACTTTAGAAGAAACCGCTTACTTTTTGGATTTAACCCTATCAACTGAAAAGCCTATAGTTGTTGTAGGTGCTATGAGAAATGGATCAGAACTCGGCTATGATGGTCCTAGTAATATTGCTGCAGCTATCTGTACAGCTATCTCAGATGACTCTTCTAATAGAGGGGTTTTAGTTGTACTAAATAATGAGGTAAATGCTGCGCGAGAAGTAACAAAAACTAATACCTTGGCACTAAACACCTTCAAATCACCAGAATTTGGACCGCTAGGTATAGTTGACAATGATGAAGTAATCTATTATAGATCGCTCCAAGAACATAAAGTAATAGATATAGACAATGTTGATACAAAGGTTGGTCTTGTAAAAGCATGTGTAGGCATGGATTCTGACCTCATAAATTACATGATAGACACAGGTTATAATGGTATAGTAATCGAAGGTATGGGACGAGGTAATCTACCTCCAAATATGATATCTGGCATAAAAAAAGCTTTATCTAAAGATATTCCTGTAGTTTTAGTTTCTAGATGCCACACTGGAAGGGTGCTAGATACTTACGGCTATGAGGGTGCTGGTAGAACGCTGACAGATGCTGGAGTAATTTTAGGTTTTAATCTACCTGGTCAAAAAGCCAGAATAAAGCTTATAGTAGCTTTATGTCATACAAAAAATATGAAAGAAATAAAATCTATTTTCGAAAAGGGTCTATATTAA
- the glnA gene encoding type I glutamate--ammonia ligase, with product MFQTIKEAMHYIQENDIKIVDFKVVDMIGRWRHLAIPAKRFDESIMENGIGFDGSSYGFLSVERSDMVFKPDVTTAFLDPFTEQKTLTMIADIYYIGETFERFEGDPRYISEKAESYLKTTGIGDEILFGPEFEFNVFDHVSFNTRPEHQEVMIDCHESFWNSEMTSHQNLGYKQKFQKGYHSDLPYDETNDFRSAATTLLEGLGVDVKYHHHEVGASGQVEIETDFGTMHKMADNTLLIKYILKNLAIERGQTVTFMPKPLYGEAGNGFHVHMILKKDGKPVFYDSEGYASLSQEALYFIGGVLKHSPALLAFTNPSTNSYKRLVPGYEAPVNLCFGMANRSAVIRIPAYAKKPDKKRFEFRSQDATCNPYLSFSALLMAGLDGIKNKIDPTDEGFGPYDVNVFNLPEEERNKIKCLPRNLDEAADALEIDNKFLLEGNVFTEGLIKDQIVRLRRESKMINTIPNPKEFELYYDL from the coding sequence ATGTTTCAAACTATAAAAGAAGCAATGCATTATATTCAGGAAAACGATATCAAAATTGTAGATTTCAAAGTAGTTGACATGATTGGACGATGGAGACATTTGGCTATTCCTGCCAAACGATTTGATGAGAGCATAATGGAAAATGGAATAGGATTCGATGGTTCTAGCTACGGATTTTTGAGTGTAGAGAGGTCGGATATGGTATTTAAACCAGATGTTACAACAGCATTTTTAGATCCATTTACAGAGCAAAAGACATTGACAATGATAGCTGATATTTACTATATTGGTGAGACATTTGAAAGATTTGAAGGTGATCCAAGATATATATCCGAAAAAGCAGAATCTTATCTAAAAACTACAGGCATTGGAGATGAAATATTATTCGGACCAGAGTTTGAGTTTAACGTATTTGATCACGTATCATTTAATACGAGACCAGAACATCAAGAAGTTATGATTGACTGCCATGAATCATTCTGGAATTCTGAAATGACAAGTCACCAAAACCTTGGATACAAGCAAAAATTCCAAAAAGGGTATCATTCAGATTTACCATACGATGAGACTAATGATTTTAGATCAGCAGCTACAACGTTATTAGAAGGTTTAGGTGTAGATGTAAAATATCATCACCACGAAGTAGGAGCATCTGGTCAAGTTGAGATAGAAACTGATTTTGGAACAATGCATAAGATGGCTGATAACACACTTTTGATAAAATATATACTCAAAAATTTAGCTATTGAAAGAGGACAAACAGTTACATTTATGCCAAAACCATTGTATGGAGAAGCTGGAAATGGATTCCACGTACACATGATACTAAAAAAAGATGGAAAACCTGTATTTTATGATTCAGAAGGCTATGCATCACTTAGCCAAGAAGCACTTTATTTTATAGGTGGAGTTTTAAAACATTCACCAGCATTATTGGCATTTACAAATCCAAGCACGAATTCATATAAGAGATTAGTACCAGGATATGAAGCTCCAGTTAATTTGTGTTTTGGTATGGCAAATAGAAGTGCAGTAATTAGAATACCAGCTTATGCAAAAAAACCAGATAAGAAAAGATTTGAATTTAGATCTCAGGATGCTACATGTAATCCATACTTGTCATTCTCTGCATTATTGATGGCAGGTTTAGATGGTATAAAAAACAAAATAGATCCAACAGACGAAGGTTTTGGACCATATGATGTGAACGTATTCAATTTACCAGAAGAAGAGCGAAATAAAATCAAATGTTTGCCAAGAAACTTAGATGAAGCAGCAGATGCGTTAGAAATTGACAACAAATTTTTATTGGAAGGAAATGTATTTACTGAAGGATTAATTAAAGATCAAATAGTAAGATTGAGAAGAGAATCAAAAATGATAAATACTATTCCAAATCCAAAAGAATTTGAATTGTATTACGATTTATAG